The SAR324 cluster bacterium genome segment TACTTTCGATATAACAACTTCACCACCAACAGCTGCTGGGAGTAACCAACCTATCGTACTGATAAGGGGGTTTATAGCAATCCTGAATGGGTATTTGAATAAAATATTTATTTCTGACATTCCTTTACTTCTTGCTGTTGTAACGTATTGTTTCTCTAATTCGTCCAGCATTGAACTTCTTAAGATTCTGATAATGACCGCTGCACCTGAACTTCCAAGGACAATCAACGGAATACTTATATTTTTCATCAAATCAATCAATTTATT includes the following:
- a CDS encoding ABC transporter permease, yielding NKLIDLMKNISIPLIVLGSSGAAVIIRILRSSMLDELEKQYVTTARSKGMSEINILFKYPFRIAINPLISTIGWLLPAAVGGEVVISKVLNMPTTGPVLLKALMGEDMYLAGGILFILSILTIIGTLISDILLAMLDPRIRYE